In Arachis stenosperma cultivar V10309 chromosome 1, arast.V10309.gnm1.PFL2, whole genome shotgun sequence, one DNA window encodes the following:
- the LOC130976851 gene encoding uncharacterized protein LOC130976851 yields MLHVGGCSSDKMSALITFVMHHMGRLESNQKGGMQYSGSSVSNIDRVCVDTCNLFLVEGLFFDLGYIGFKDVHWLEPGFDLSNGLRPLKRDADVVSMCDAAMKNDEVEVSDDEVEVIEVDDEDVYRDEERHGEDEVMEDQYNGNGEVGQDKVNVDSEVYDENNNSVKTTNVLPTEAPQVEGDQTAAHETNEEQNWESQAAVVGDSTTEDVEENHNEEGDGNLRQSGRRKRHSRPQPSGQRIIPPRDNEAPTVIVPVHEGNADGVDKGGENEFQYESEDLHSLPESDDKNGVPVFPQHNPQARFGQVKLELGMEFATMQEFKDAVKKFNIQMGREVFFLKVEPLRCRVICYNQDCPWEVYCSRRNFPPSFQIKTLVDEHACPRSNKSRSVTCKWVAGKLVNKLRISPNLIEREAEEWFKVEYDISVGERMMYRAMEMAKDIIEGTEKEQYGKLRNYLSELLKANPGSTCTMSTHPQPEGLPKFRSLYICLEACKRGFKYGCRPFIFLDGTFLKGYFRGQLLIAVGQHANNHLFPIAYAVVDAETKEKWKWFLHLLHEDIGNYKKFG; encoded by the exons ATGTTGCATGTTGGTGGTTGTTCATCTGACAAG ATGTCAGCACTCATAACATTTGTGATGCACCACATGGGTAGGTTAGAAAGCAATCAAAAGGGTGGAATGCAATATTCTGGGAGTTCTGTTAGCAACATTGACAGGGTATGTGTGGATACTTGTAATTTATTTCTGGTAGAAGGGTTGTTTTTCGATTTAGGTTACATAGGATTTAAGGACGTTCATTGGTTGGAGCCTGGTTTTGACTTATCAAATGGTTTAAGGCCGCTTAAGAGGGATGCTGATGTTGTTAGTATGTGTGATGCTGCTATGAAAAATG ATGAAGTCGAGGTATCTGATGATGAGGTAGAAGTTATAGAGGTAGACGATGAGGATGTGTATCGTGATGAAGAAAGACATGGAGAAGATGAGGTGATGGAAGATCAGTACAATGGTAATGGAGAAGTGGGTCAAGACAAGGTTAATGTTGATTCTGAGGTGTATGATGAAAACAACAATAGTGTTAAGACCACTAATGTACTACCAACTGAGGCACCCCAAGTTGAGGGAGATCAAACTGCTGCACATGAAACCAATGAGGAGCAAAATTGGGAGAGCCAAGCGGCAGTAGTTGGTGACTCAACCACCGAGGATGTCG AAGAGAATCATAATGAGGAGGGAGACGGTAATTTAAGACAAtcaggaagaaggaagagaCACTCAAGGCCACAACCATCAGGTCAGAGAATTATTCCTCCCAGGGACAATGAGGCCCCAACAGTGATTGTGCCTGTACATGAGGGTAATGCTGATGGAGTTGATAAGGGTGGGGAAAATGAGTTCCAGTACGAGTCTGAGGATCTTCACAGTTTACCTGAATCAGATGATAAAAACGGGGTTCCAGTATTTCCACAACACAATCCTCAAGCACGCTTTGGCCAAGTTAAACTCGAGCTGGGCATGGAGTTTGCAACGATGCAAGAGTTCAAGGATGCTGTTAAGAAGTTTAACATCCAAATGGGGAGGGAAGTGTTCTTTTTAAAGGTGGAGCCTTTAAGATGCAGAGTAATTTGTTACAATCAAGACTGTCCGTGGGAGGTGTACTGTTCAAGGAGAAATTTCCCACCAAGTTTTCAAATCAAGACGCTAGTTGATGAGCACGCATGTCCAAGGAGTAACAAATCTAGATCAGTAACCTGTAAATGGGTGGCTGGAAAATTAGTTAACAAGCTTAGAATTTCTCCTAATTTGATAGAAAGGGAGGCAGAAGAGTGGTTCAAGGTAGAATATGACATAAGTGTAGGTGAGCGAATGATGTATAGGGCAATGGAGATGGCAAAGGACATCATTGAGGGGACGGAGAAGGAACAGTATGGGAAGCTACGCAATTATTTATCAGAGCTGCTTAAGGCTAATCCTGGTTCTACATGTACTATGAGCACACATCCACAGCCAGAGGGTTTGCCTAAGTTCAGAAGTTTATATATATGCTTAGAGGCATGTAAGAGAGGATTTAAATATGGTTGTAGGCCTTTTATTTTCCTTGATGGAACCTTTCTTAAGGGGTATTTTAGGGGTCAACTACTCATAGCTGTAGGACAACACGCAAATAATCATCTATTTCCTATAGCATATGCTGTGGTTGATGCTGAAACAAAGGAAAAATGGAAATGGTTCTTGCATTTACTTCATGAAGATATCGGGAATTACAAGAAATTTGGGTGA